In Gopherus flavomarginatus isolate rGopFla2 chromosome 1, rGopFla2.mat.asm, whole genome shotgun sequence, a single genomic region encodes these proteins:
- the LOC127044241 gene encoding olfactory receptor 52E2-like: MAALNLTLSDPSTFMLTGIDGLEIVHIWISIAFSTFYIISLFGNVTVLFVVGKEQTLHKPMYLLICMLVLTDIGTSTCIVPKALCIFWFNLKGITVCGCLTQMFFLHVATTMHSAILATMAFDCYIAICNPLRFAIILTNVRIAKLGLMGLIRAVLFILPQPLLLTRQPFCANHIIPHTYCDHMAVVKMSCGNTTFDGIYGLVVAFIVIESDLTLIVLSYGLTIRAVLRISSKTAHQKALNTCTAHICVMLMSYTPFLFTSMTHRFGQDIAPHVHIILANLNSLVPPMLNPIIYGVKTKELRDKVSKYTSRS; encoded by the coding sequence ATGGCAGCTCTCAACCTCACCCTCTCTGACCCTTCAACCTTCATGCTAACTGGAATCGATGGCCTGGAAATTGTCCACATCTGGATTTCCATCGCTTTCTCTACATTCTACATTATCAGCCTGTTTGGAAATGTCACAGTTCTGTTTGTTGTCGGCAAAGAGCAGACCCTGCACAAGCCGATGTACCTGCTCATCTGCATGCTGGTGCTCACAGACATTGGTACATCTACCTGCATTGTGCCAAAGGCACTGtgtatattttggttcaatttgaaaGGCATTACTGTGTGcggctgcctcacccagatgttcttTCTTCATGTGGCTACCACTATGCACTCAGCCATCCTCGCAACAATGGCCTTTGATTGCTACATTGCCATATGTAACCCTCTGAGATTTGCCATCATCCTAACTAATGTACGAATAGCTAAGCTAGGGCTAATGGGTCTGATAagagctgttctcttcattctaccccaacccttgctcctgaccaggcagccattctgtgccaaccATATTATCCCCCATACATACTGTGACCATATGGCTGTGGTGAAGATGTCATGTGGAAACACCACATTTGATGGAATTTATGGTTTAGTGGTAGCATTCATAGTCATCGAGTCAGACCTGACACTCATTGTCCTGTCCTATGGTCTGACCATCAGGGCTGTCCTCAGAATCTCCTCCAAGACAGCCCACCAGAAAGCCCTCAACACCTGCACAGCCCATATCTGTGTAATGCTGATGTCTTATACTCCCTTTCTCTTCACCTCTATGACACACCGGTTTGGTCAGGACATTGCTCCCCATGTCCATATCATCTTAGCTAATCTCAACTCTCTTGTCCCCCCCATGCTCAACCCTATCATTTATGGGGTCAAAACCAAAGAGCTTCGTGACAAAGTGAGCAAATACACCAGCAGAAGCTGA